In Phragmites australis chromosome 16, lpPhrAust1.1, whole genome shotgun sequence, one DNA window encodes the following:
- the LOC133894869 gene encoding xyloglucan endotransglycosylase/hydrolase protein 8-like, whose translation MARQSLALLASLAVAVLSLLRAASAESWLYEQFATDGDVRVDYDASGEQVASLILDQHSGAGFISKQKYLFGEFSVQMKLIPGNSAGTVTSFYLTSGEGDEHDEIDMEFMGNSSGAPVVLNTNVWANGDGKKEHQFYLWFDPTADFHTYTVIWNDKNIIFQVDNVTVRAFKRYDDLPYPDAKPMEVHATVWDGSYWATRKGEVKIDWSGAPFAVLYRRYSADACVSRDGRSSCPAGSNKWMNRQLDDTDRVTVAWAGRNCLQYNYCDDGWRFPQGFPGECSRN comes from the exons atggCGCGGCAGTCTCTTGCTCTGCTCGCgtccctcgccgtcgccgtcctctCGCTCCTGAGGGCCGCCTCGGCGGAGTCATGGCTCTACGAGCAATTCGCCACGGACGGCGACGTTCGTGTCGACTACGACGCTTCGGGAGAGCAGGTGGCGTCGCTCATCCTCGACCAGCATTCCGGCGCcggcttcatctccaagcagAAGTACCTCTTCGGTGAGTTCAGCGTCCAGATGAAGCTCATCCCCGGCAACTCCGCTGGCACTGTCACCTCCTTCTAC CTGACGTCCGGTGAGGGCGATGAGCACGACGAGATCGACATGGAGTTCATGGGCAACTCCAGCGGCGCCCCGGTGGTGCTCAACACTAACGTGTGGGCCAACGGCGACGGCAAGAAGGAGCACCAGTTCTACCTCTGGTTCGACCCGACCGCCGACTTCCACACCTACACCGTCATCTGGAACGACAAGAACATCATCTTCCAGGTCGACAACGTGACCGTGCGCGCCTTCAAGCGCTACGACGACCTGCCGTACCCGGACGCGAAGCCCATGGAGGTGCACGCCACGGTGTGGGACGGCAGTTACTGGGCGACGCGGAAAGGCGAGGTCAAGATCGACTGGTCCGGCGCGCCCTTCGCCGTCTTGTACCGCCGCTACTCCGCCGACGCCTGCGTCAGCCGTGATGGCCGCAGCTCGTGCCCTGCCGGCAGCAATAAGTGGATGAACAGGCAGCTCGACGACACCGACCGCGTCACCGTGGCCTGGGCCGGGCGCAACTGCTTGCAGTACAACTACTGCGATGACGGGTGGCGCTTCCCGCAGGGGTTCCCCGGCGAGTGCAGCCGCAACTGA